From the Moorena sp. SIOASIH genome, the window CTTTGATGTCATTGCCCAAAGCATCTTTAGCCGTGACACCACCACCAGACCCACCACTGGATGGGGGGATAAAATACTTAACGATTGGGTAGAGAGCTCCAACAAATGTGCCGGTAATCGTCCCAAACGCCAAGAGGTTCATAAATTGGCGACGCCCCATATCTGGAACGTCTGCAGAGCCAGAAGCTTGAGCCATAACTGAACGCCTAAAGGTATACTTTTTTTACAATTCTGGGAAAATTACCAGAATTTTTTGAACCCTGCTTTTATAACTGTAGTGTAATTCAACCACTGGACAGGGTTGCCCAAATCCTTGCAATATAAGGATTAAAGGCTTGAACTATAAGTATTATTACATTCTTTTACGCTTTATCATAAAGTTAAGAAGCGTTGTATTTGTAACGAAATGTAAACATTTAGTTAGGGCAACAGCTATGACAGGACAGGACTTGCACCAACTCCTGCTCAATAAGTGGGGACGCTCCTATGACATCCAGATTCGGAGGACTCAAGGGAAAATCTTTGTTCAGATTATGTGGAAGTATCTAGAGCAGCAATCCTTCCCCCTTTCTGAAGCTGAGTACCTAGAGCATTTAGATACAGTAGCCAACTATATCCAAGGTTGGGGAGGAGCCAGCCAGGTGCAAGAGTTCATTAACAAAACCCGTGAGCGTCCACGACTGGGGAAAGTGGTCAGTATTCCCATAGAACTAGGTGAGCGGTCTTCGGAATGGATGCTAGAGGATTTTTAGGGAATCGGGAGTAGGGTGTGGGGTGTAGGGTGTGGGGTGTGGGGTGTGGGGAGTACGGAGGTGCTCACAGGGGTAGGTTTTTTACAAAGGGGCGAGTACGTACTTTTATTGTCAAGTACCAGAGCACGAGTGGGGGAAATATTGTCAAGTACCAGAGCGCGAGTGGGGGAAACCACGGCAGTTCCATCAAGACAATGATGATTTTTAGCGATGCAGCGCGGTCTTGGGGAGCCAGTGCGGTCTTGGGGGTTCCCCCCATGAGCAACTGGCGTGGTTTCCCCCATGAGCGACTGCATCAAGACAACGACAATAATGGTACATTTTCTTATCCCCCACACCCCACACCCCACACCCCACACCCCAGCTGTTACCGTACGCAATAATAAGGTTCAAACCAGGAAATGAATGGACTCGACTGAACTGAATCAGCCACTAACTCGACCACTCCGTCCTTATTAATAATCCATCGATTAGCTTCAATAATTCTAGACGGACGTGAGTTACCTGCATTGGAAGCATTGGAAGCATTGGAAGGTAAGATAGGATTTTTCCGGCGGCGAGCGCTGTGGCGAGGTAATGGACGTAAATCTACCCACAGGGTTTCACCCCGAAGCGGTTTAGTGGGGTCTGTGGGTAAGCCACCGCGCCCAAATTGGGTAAATTGATTCCCCTCATCGGTACCGCAACCAGTGGCAACTAGCAGTTTGGGATTAACAAAATTTTCCGGTAGCTCGAATAATGCAGCACTAGGGTCGGCGGAAGGTGCATTAATTTCCACAGTACCGCTAAAGGAAGCTCCGCGTTCGGAAGAGGCGGTAATATCACTAGTATCTGGGGTTTGTTGTTCTCGAAATTCAGTACCAAAAATGCCTAAGGCATTGATAATCACTTGTCCGCCAAAGCTATTTTTAGCATTGGCCGTGATATCGCTATTTTCGAGGGCAACTAGCAAGTCAGTATCAATAGTAATGTTACCACCAGTGGCAGTACCTCTAGCATTGGTAGTGATGTTACTGCGATCGCGCATTACAATCAGCGGAGAATCCAGCTCAATATTACCCTGATCCCCAGCATTGACTTCCGCAGAAAGGGTAGCGCCCTCGTCTAATAATAGAATCGATTTAGCAGTAATGTCGAGATTACCCGCCTTGGCATTATCCCCATTACCACTAGCACTGACGGAAATTTGGGCACCATTACGAACTCTCAAGTTGTTGCTGGTAATGGTCACTGAACCCGCAGGGGAGTTACCTTCTGAGAAGGCCGCAATGCGACTAGGAAACTGACCATCCTCTGAAATCCCAGTGACCTCTATGTCATTAACATTGAGCATGATCTCCCCAGCTTGACCATCCCCTAAGCTAGAAGCAATCACCTGTCCGCCATCGAAGATGTGCAACCGTTCAGCATCTATGGTTAATTGACCGCCATTGCCAGTGGCGTCTCGATCCACAGAAACCAAAACACCACTGACCAGGCCAGTAAAATCGACAAAGGCATCACTAACCTCCACTGACCTTGCCTGAATCGTAATACTGCCAGCATCCCCAGGACCAACCGCAGAGGCTTGGAGACGTCCCCCTTCAGCCACTCGCAAACGCCCAGTTTCAATCAGTAGCTCGCCTCCCCTCCCAACGATTTCCTCCCTAATACCATCAAGATTTAGTCTACTGGTGAATATGCCGCTAGAGAATGTACCACTAGCATCAGTGCCAATCACATCTATGGACTCCGAGGCGTAAACCGTGATATTTCCGGCATCCCCATCTCCAGATGTATCAGAGAAAAATTCTGCTCCATCACTGACAAGCAAACGCTCGGTTTCAATGGTTAAATTGCCACCAGTGCCAGATTCCTCTGTAGTTGTAACTAAGGCGCTAGGAAATATACCATCAGGTGAGCGACCAATGGCTGAGACTTCGTTAGCTCTAATCGTTACACTGCCCCCATTCCCATCACCCCGATTAAGCGAGTTGATCTGAGCGCCATTATGCAACTCCAAAACTGGAGTTTCAACAACCACCCTCCCGCCATTCCCAGTTGCTCCAGTTCTGGCATTGCTAGCGATGCGGCCCCTAAGCTCTTCAGGGGTTGTACTTGAGAGCATCACAGATTCTGTCGCGGTAATGGTAATCTCACCAGCATTACCGGAGCTTAAGGTGCTCGTAGTTAGAGTACCCCCGCTCACCTGCAATTGTTTGGTATCTATCACTAGGTTGCCCGCATTTCCACTACCCCGGGCAATGCTTGAGACTAACGTTGATCCATTCACTTCCAGCAATGAGCCGATAGTTAAGGTAATATTGCCACCACCACCCGCATCAAAGCTATCGGTGGAAATTCTACCAGGATTGTTCAGTATCAATTTGTCGGTATTAATCGTTAAGCTGCCACCATTACCTGTACCTCTCGATTCCGAAAATAAGCCGCTCCTGGCTTCCACATGATTAGGATTAAAGTTATCGGAATTGAAAGGGTCTTTGGGCAACGAGACTCCTTCAGTGCCAAGGTTTTCTAAAGACACTTGCAAGGTGTAAGTGTCCCCGACTTCTGGTGTTGCGCCCTGGATCAATTGATTATTCCTAGCACTAGAGGGAAAGGCACCAACTCCGAGTAAGTAAACTCCTGGCTCAGTGATAGTGGTATCAATTAAGGAGTCTAGGGTTGAACTGCCAAAGGCTTGTCTACTGCCACCAGCACCATCAGCAGCTTGAGAATCGTCATTGGCCTCTAATAATTCTCCTGTACCTTGATTAAATAGGAAAATCTCAGTATCTACGCTGCCGTCTTCCCTAGTAAAGCCATTGTCGATGTCGAAAATAGCTCGACTGTTGCCATTCGTGATACTGAAGGAGAAGTAATCGAATTGAGTTTCTGCTGCCCCCAATACAGTGGTGCCATTAATAATCTGTTCTGGAGTCCGTTCAATGGAAACATAGGGAATTCCCAATGGTCCGGATTCGGCTACGTTGGGATTCGGTTCAGTAATAAACTCCAGAGCATTTAGGTCAAAGCTTTCTAAGTCCAACAAAGGATTAGGGAGAAAATCCGGACTTTCCCCAGATATGGTCACGCTTTCGCTAGCGTTAATGGTGATATCTCCAGCATTACCTAGGTTGGTGGTAGCGGTGACAATCTTTCCGCCAGTTTCAAGCACTAAGTTATTGAGATGGAGTGCGATCGCACCGCCATTACTACTACTATTAGTAACTGTACCGATAAATCCCCGATTAGCTAGATTCAGTGACCTTTCGGAATTGTTGATGGTAATCTTGCCTCCCGGACCACTGGTGTCAACAGCAGAACGAGTCAGAATCCCACTAAATAACCCATCTTCAGTGAAACCAGAGATATCAATGGCACCATTGGCATTAATCTCAATATCTCCTGATGCCCCATTGCTATTGGTAACGGTTTGAACTCTTGAGCCACCAGTGATAGTCAGACCGCTAGTGGTTAGCTCTATGTTGCCACCATTGCCGATCGCTGAGGTTAGTAAATCATTAGCAATCAAACTCCTGTCACTGAGATTAGTATTGCCTTTCGCGTTAATAGTAATATTGCCAGCTACTGCATCTGGTATCGATGCCCCTGAAGTCAATCCAGCTTGTAACGCACTGGCTGACATGTCGAAATTAGCACTATTGATCGCAATATTTCCGCCATTAACTGAGGTCACATCTACTAAGCTACCGTTGGTCACCGAAACATCAGCTGCTTGGACTCCATCGGGAAAACTTACTGATGTCGCGCCATTGAGCGTAACTGTTCCTGGAGTGGATAATCCTCCTAATTCCACCCGTCCCCCTGGCACTTGAACAGTGGCACCATTGAGGTTAACCTCTCCCCCAAGTAAGGCCATAGTTTGCCCGGTCTCGATCCCTAAGGTAGGTCCTATAACGTTTACTGAGCCAGGATTGCTACCATATTGCAAACCCATGGGAATATTAATGGTTAACAATGGTGGAGCATTTGGATCACTAGCGCTAAAGTTGAAACCATTGTCAAATACAGCACTATCAGCAGTGCTAGCGACAAAGGAGCCTGCGACATCTAAGCGAGCATTAGATCCAAATGCAATACCATTAGGATTCAGCAAAAATAAATTAGCGCTACCGTTGACTCCCAAAGTCCCGAGAATTTGAGAAAGGGTGCTGCCAGTGACACGAGTCAAAATATTAGTAATGCCATCGGGATTAGCAAAATAGACTCGTTGACCATTACCAACATTAAATTCCAGAAAACTGTGGAATAAGTTACTATCTCGAATCGCTCCCCCTTCGATTAAATCTGCTACTGCACCACGGATAGTCTGATTGGGAGTAACC encodes:
- a CDS encoding filamentous hemagglutinin N-terminal domain-containing protein, producing MKCVSFPFAHKAHSLSSSHYSTNPLIQNLPRDTISRMQWGLVGLLEVSSLCLLLASPTLAQITPDSTLGNENSQVTPNQTIRGAVADLIEGGAIRDSNLFHSFLEFNVGNGQRVYFANPDGITNILTRVTGSTLSQILGTLGVNGSANLFLLNPNGIAFGSNARLDVAGSFVASTADSAVFDNGFNFSASDPNAPPLLTINIPMGLQYGSNPGSVNVIGPTLGIETGQTMALLGGEVNLNGATVQVPGGRVELGGLSTPGTVTLNGATSVSFPDGVQAADVSVTNGSLVDVTSVNGGNIAINSANFDMSASALQAGLTSGASIPDAVAGNITINAKGNTNLSDRSLIANDLLTSAIGNGGNIELTTSGLTITGGSRVQTVTNSNGASGDIEINANGAIDISGFTEDGLFSGILTRSAVDTSGPGGKITINNSERSLNLANRGFIGTVTNSSSNGGAIALHLNNLVLETGGKIVTATTNLGNAGDITINASESVTISGESPDFLPNPLLDLESFDLNALEFITEPNPNVAESGPLGIPYVSIERTPEQIINGTTVLGAAETQFDYFSFSITNGNSRAIFDIDNGFTREDGSVDTEIFLFNQGTGELLEANDDSQAADGAGGSRQAFGSSTLDSLIDTTITEPGVYLLGVGAFPSSARNNQLIQGATPEVGDTYTLQVSLENLGTEGVSLPKDPFNSDNFNPNHVEARSGLFSESRGTGNGGSLTINTDKLILNNPGRISTDSFDAGGGGNITLTIGSLLEVNGSTLVSSIARGSGNAGNLVIDTKQLQVSGGTLTTSTLSSGNAGEITITATESVMLSSTTPEELRGRIASNARTGATGNGGRVVVETPVLELHNGAQINSLNRGDGNGGSVTIRANEVSAIGRSPDGIFPSALVTTTEESGTGGNLTIETERLLVSDGAEFFSDTSGDGDAGNITVYASESIDVIGTDASGTFSSGIFTSRLNLDGIREEIVGRGGELLIETGRLRVAEGGRLQASAVGPGDAGSITIQARSVEVSDAFVDFTGLVSGVLVSVDRDATGNGGQLTIDAERLHIFDGGQVIASSLGDGQAGEIMLNVNDIEVTGISEDGQFPSRIAAFSEGNSPAGSVTITSNNLRVRNGAQISVSASGNGDNAKAGNLDITAKSILLLDEGATLSAEVNAGDQGNIELDSPLIVMRDRSNITTNARGTATGGNITIDTDLLVALENSDITANAKNSFGGQVIINALGIFGTEFREQQTPDTSDITASSERGASFSGTVEINAPSADPSAALFELPENFVNPKLLVATGCGTDEGNQFTQFGRGGLPTDPTKPLRGETLWVDLRPLPRHSARRRKNPILPSNASNASNAGNSRPSRIIEANRWIINKDGVVELVADSVQSSPFISWFEPYYCVR
- a CDS encoding DUF3067 family protein — translated: MTGQDLHQLLLNKWGRSYDIQIRRTQGKIFVQIMWKYLEQQSFPLSEAEYLEHLDTVANYIQGWGGASQVQEFINKTRERPRLGKVVSIPIELGERSSEWMLEDF